Proteins encoded by one window of Camelus dromedarius isolate mCamDro1 chromosome 27, mCamDro1.pat, whole genome shotgun sequence:
- the MRPL4 gene encoding large ribosomal subunit protein uL4m, translated as MLQLIRAGVRGGLRPTGCRGLNALTEEVVQPAEKPELVASSDPQTPVLRRCELPVPAHRRPVQAWVESLQGYQQERVGLTELHPDVFSTTPRLDFLHQVAIWQKNFKRISYAKTKTRAEVRGGGRKPWVQKGSGRSRHGSIRSPVWRGGGIAHGPRGPTSYYYMLPMKVRVQGLKVALTVKLAQDDLHIVDSLELPTTDPQYLMELAHYRHWGDSVLLVDLEHEDMPQNIVAATSRLKTFNLIPAVGLNVHSMLKHQTLVLTLPTVAFLEEKLLWHDSRYTPLYPFRLPYRDFP; from the exons ATGCTGCAGCTGATCCGGGCCGGCGTGCGGGGTGGGCTTCGGCCCACGGGCTGCCGG GGCTTGAACGCGCTGACAGAAGAGGTAGTGCAGCCAGCGGAAAAGCCAGAGCTGGTGGCGAGCTCGG ATCCCCAGACGCCTGTGCTGCGCAGGTGCGAGCTCCCGGTTCCCGCGCACCGGCGTCCGGTGCAGGCCTGGGTCGAGTCCCTGCAGGGCTACCAGCAGGAGCGCGTGGGTCTGACCGAGCTGCACCCGGACGTTTTCTCCACGACGCCGAG GCTGGATTTCCTGCACCAGGTTGCCATCTGGCAGAAGAACTTCAAGAGAATT AGCTATGCCAAGACCAAGACTAGGGCAGAAGTGCGGGGTGGTGGCCGGAAGCCCTGGGTACAGAAAGGCAGTGGGCGTTCCAGGCATGGCAGCATCCGCTCCCCAGTCTGGCGAGGAG GAGGCATTGCCCACGGCCCCCGGGGCCCCACAAGCTACTACTACATGCTGCCCATGAAAGTGCGGGTGCAGGGCCTCAAGGTGGCACTGACCGTCAAGCTGGCCCAG GATGACCTGCACATAGTGGACTCCCTGGAGCTGCCAACCACAGACCCCCAGTACCTGATGGAACTGGCCCACTACCGCCACTGGGGGGACTCCGTGCTCCTTGTGGACTT AGAACACGAGGACATGCCTCAGAACATTGTGGCAGCCACCTCCAGACTCAAGACCTTCAACCTGATCCCTGCTGTGG gcctgaaTGTGCACAGCATGCTGAAGCACCAGACCCTGGTCCTGACCCTGCCGACCGTcgccttcctggaggagaagctgCTCTGGCATGACTCGCGCTACACACCCCTCTACCCCTTCCGCCTGCCCTACCGTGACTTCCCCTGA